A genomic window from Silene latifolia isolate original U9 population chromosome Y, ASM4854445v1, whole genome shotgun sequence includes:
- the LOC141627293 gene encoding uncharacterized protein LOC141627293, translating to MYKVSRRKKAPSFMKGSSYEEYTKYRNSPEFKEASARNKINRKGGDKDAEVEPTHYGGSQSFHDRVVLDTKKNKGKVPTIVDLFVDTHAKKTSKGKLIFAKEKDQQLYEQFLVRRKNNPEIDDNELWFDLVEGFQRGDVYGAGSAKEIFYPPTRRRGSISSQQQPYTPSVVSVLQAQLAARERQDAERERRDAERDDEIRRMKEEMERMNSFFANCNTGWRPQPKDPRDPDYGGGSGAGASFPVM from the exons atgtataaggtgtctaggaggaagaaggcgccatctttcatgaaag gttcgtcatatgaggaatataccaagtatcggaacagtcctgagttcaaggaagcatcggcccggaacaagatcaacaggaaaggaggagataaggacgcggaagttgagcctactcattatggagggtctcaatcttttcatgatcgtgtggtgttagat accaagaagaataagggcaaggtacccacgattgttgatctctttgttgacactcacgcaaagaagacaagcaagggcaagttgatcttcgcgaaggaaaaagatcaacagttatat gaacaattccttgtccgtaggaagaacaacccggaaattgatgacaatgagctatggtttgatcttgttgaggggttccaaagaggagatgtgtatggagccgggtcggcaaaggagattttctaccctcctacaagaagaagagggtcaatttcctcccaacaacaaccttataccccaagtgtcgtgagtgtgctccaagctcaattagccgccagggagaggcaggatgccgagagggagaggcgggatgccgagagagatgATGAAATTAggaggatgaaggaggaaatggaacggatgaactccttcttcgccaattgcaacactgggtggcgcccgcaaccaaaggatcctagagatcctgattatggaggtggtagtggagcgggagcaagtttcccTGTTATGTAG